Within the Leptospira stimsonii genome, the region TAGGAGCATCCTGCTCCTAGGTCGCGTTCATCACGCTCACTAAGGATCGCTTTCCCAAGCTCGTGTTCGAGTCAGGGAGTGATTAGAATAAAATTATTTTTTGCGAAGGAAGAGATATGCGGGCAGAGGGACTCGAACCCTCACTGGAAGCTTGGAAGGCTACAGTGCTAGCCATTACACCATGCCCGCGAATCGTGCAAAAATCATTTTTTTGTGGTTAGGGTGCTTGTCAATCTAAAAGAAGATTTTTTATTATCCACTGAGATGAAAGAATACGAGCATCTGTTTACGGATTCGATTCGCGAAGAATTAAAATCTTTCGCAGAATATAGAGTCGCCTATCGAGAAATTTGGACTTTAAGAAATATTCTGAGCGTCCTTCATTGGGACTCTGAAATCACCCTTCCGGAAGGAGGGCGAACGGAAAGAGGAGATCAGATCGGTCTTCTTTCCGGATTGATTCATTCCAAGTATGCGGGTGAAAAATTTTACGCTCTTGCTGAAAAGGCGAGAGAAGAAAATGAGAAAAAAATCCTCCCGGGTCAGGAAGAACGGAGAGTTGAACTTAGGATTCTTTTTAAGGATCTAAATCGTTCTCGTTGTCTCTCGCAAGAACTCGTTGAGGAATTCTCCGTTACAACCAGTAAAGCGCATGCCGTTTGGGCTAAAGCGAGAAAAGAAAATAAGTTCTCCGATTTTGCTCCGACTTTTAGCAAGATTGTCGATCTTTGCAAAAAGCAAACGGAATGTTACGGTTTTGATACGGAAGCCTACGACGCGCTTTTGGAAGGATACGAACCGGGGGAACGCGCTTCCCATCTGGAAAATCTTTTTTTCAATCTGAAGAATTCTTTGAAACCGTTGGTGGCGCGAGGAAGACAAGTTGGAAATCCTTTTCCAAGGGAAATCCCGATTCTTCTTCAAAGAATGTTAGGCGAAAAACTTCCTTCGATTCTAGGACTTTCTCCACAAATTTCACGCTTGGATGCAAGTGAACATCCTTTCTCGACTTCCTTAGGCGGTAAGGACAAAAGAATCACGACTCGATACGATCTAAAAGATCCTCTTTCTTCTATATTCAGTATTTTGCATGAAACAGGACATTCTCTCTATGAAGCCGGTATTTCCGAAATTAAGGGAGGTCCTTCTCCCTTGCACGATTCGGTTTCTCTCGGTATTCACGAATCGCAGAGTAGACTTTGGGAAAATCAGATCGGCCGGTCTCTTGAATTCTGGGAAATGTATTATCCAATTCTTATGAACTCCTTGGATCTAAAAGAATCGGAGTTGGGTTTTTCAAAGCTCTTTTCTTATATCAATCAATCTTCTCCTTCCTTTATCCGCGTAGAAGCTGATCAGATTACTTACAATCTTCACATCATTCTTCGCTTTGAGATAGAGAGAGCCTTGATCAATGGAAAGATTCAAGTTTCCGAATTGCCTGACCTTTGGAACGCTAAGATGAAGGATTTATTCGGCATCAGTGTTCCTTCGGATCGCGAAGGTGTTCTCCAAGACGTTCACTGGAGCGGGGGAGCTTTCGGATATTTTCCAACTTATACTCTGGGAAATATCTATTCCGCCCAACTCTTTCACTCCTTCTCAAAAAAGAACCCGGAATTTTCAAAACAAGTCACGAATGAAAAGGATTTTTCTTCTTTGCTCGGATGGCTTAGAGAGAATGTTCACTGTAAAGGAAAAATTTTATCGGCTGAAGATTTGATTCGATCTGCGACAGGCGCGGACCCCGATTCTTCTTATCTAGTCTCGTATCTCGAAAATAAACTTAGCGAATTGGAAACGATCAATAATGGAAGATAAAGAAGAACTTACGGTCCAATCCTTCGAAGAATTGTCTTACTTTGACAATTTGGCTCTTTACTATCTGTGTAATGAAACTCCTCCACAAACTCTTGCTCTTGCATTTTTAATCGGAGATAAAAAAGTCTGCGGTTCGATGTTGGGAGTTTTGGAAGGGAAACGAAGAGAATACGTTCACCAATTGATGGCAGAACAGCAAGATGTCGGAGCCGCGAAAAAACAATCCGCCGTCCAAGGTTTGCTCATTATCGCGGAAGGTTTAATTACTCGTAAGTTGATCGAGAAAAAGGGACAATTTTATTACGGAACGCAACGTTAGTGGTTCTTTTGAGATAACGCGGACCATCCGAGAAACGCCCAAGCAAGAAGAAAACTAATTCCTCCGATCGGAGTGATTGCGCCTAAAACTCTAATTCCTGTGATCGCAAGGAGATAAAGAGAACCGGAGAAGATAAAAATACCGGCGAGATATAGGATTGAGGAAATCAGCGCGAATCTACTCGATTGAACATATCCTGTGATCGCCAAGATCAACGGAGGAATACTATGAATGAGGTGATACTTATTGCCGGTTTCGTAGATAACGATCATCTCAGGAGTCAAGTACGGTTTTAGAGCGTGAGCTCCGAACGCACCGATTGCTACTGCTAAAAAACCGGAAATGGAAGAAAGAATCAGAATCGTTTTTTGTTTTCCTGTCATAAACTCTCAAAAAAATCGATTCAAAATTCTTGAATAGCATAACTTTTAAATCGAATGCATCTTTTCTGAACGAGCCAGAATAAATAGGAAGTTTGTTCGATATCCAGCTTGGAATCGAAAAGAGCTTTGATTTTGTTCTTCTCCATTTCCTGCTTCAACTCATCGTAAAAACTAGATTTTCCGAAAACAAAAGAAACAGGAACTAAGGATTGTTGCTCACCCTGACGCAACGGTAGGATCAGCGTTACTCCCCTTTGACATCCTTGGCTTTGTCCTTCAAATTGAATGATCCTGTGTTTCGACCAATCCCAATCGTCGAGGGAACCGTGAAACATATCCTTGTGCGGTAACGATGAGGTGGAGTGGATAAAACCGTCAAAGCCGATCAACTTCAATCGAGTGGATGCATTTCCGTAATGAACCGATGGATCCCTAAAGTAAGTTCCGGCTAAGGAAACACGATTTTCAGGAGAAAGAATAGAATCGGTTGGATAAGGCATTGGATTCCGCTTAATCAATGTTCGCCGATTGCCAATCGGCAATGTGCAATCTAGAATCGAGGCGTATCCGATAAAAATGGCGATCAGAAAATAAATCGGGCGCATAATTACTCTTTTTTCATCAACCTGTGAGGAAGTTTTACGCCGATTCCGGAAACGCGAGTGCATTTATAAAAGTAAAGATTAAAGAGTAGGGACTTTACGTAATAGTCGGTTTGAACGTCGAAAAGAAGGTCGGCCTTATCTTGAATGGCATTTTGCACCGCCGCTTCGTAACTTTCATCGCCTGTATAAACAAGCCATAACCAACCTTCTCCACAAGATTGGCCGGAAAGTTTTCCAACAGGTTCCATTCCTCGAACGTCCGTATAGCTCTGTGAATAAAACCAGCCGGGAGTTTTTACATTCGTGTAAAGACAATTCCCGATTGTAATAAATGTAATGAAAAGAATGAGATACGTTCTGAGCGCAAAGGCTTTCATTGAGTTTTCCTAATCTTTGAAGTCTTTTTGAAAGAATGATTCTCAAAAATGAAAAGTCAAGGTAAAAGATTAAAATTTCCTTGTGTGAAGAGAATCTGATTCTTCAATAGGGAGTATGTCGCTCGTACAAAGCTCGTCTTACTACATTCAGTTGGAAAAAAAATTCGGGGCCTTCAATTATGAACCGCTTCCGGTTGTTTTGGATCGAGGTGAAAGAATTTACCTCTTTGATGTAGAAGGAAAACGATATTTCGATTTTCTTTCCGCGTATTCCGCGGTGAATCAAGGACACTGTCACCCGAAGTTGATCGAAACTTTGATAGAACAAGCACAAAAACTTACGTTAACTTCTAGGGCTTTCTACAACTCCAAACTAGGAGAGTATGAAGAATATATGACGAAGCTTTTAGATTATCAAAGAATTCTTCCTATGAACACTGGAGTTGAGGCCGCGGAAACCGCGGTGAAACTCTGTAGAAAATGGGGATATCAAGTCAAAGGGATTCCTGAAAACCAAGCTAAGATCGTTTTTGCATCCGGGAATTTTTGGGGGAGAAGTTTGGGCGCGATCTCCGCATCAACCGATCCTTTGAGCCGAAGGGAATTCGGTCCGTATGTTCCTGGTTTCGAAATTATCCCTTTCAACGATTTGGATTCATTGAAAGTTTCGCTTCAAGATCCGAACGTCGCAGGTTTTATGGTCGAGCCGATTCAAGGTGAGGCCGGCGTGATTGTTCCGAGCGAAGGTTATCTTTCTTCATGCAAACAACTCTGTCGGGAAGCAGGTGTTCTTCTCATCTTTGACGAAGTGCAAACAGGCTTAGGTAGAACGGGTAAACTTCTCGCGGGGGATTACGAATCGGTGAAGCCTGATATCGTCGTTCTCGGTAAAGCGCTTTCAGGCGGGATTCTTCCTGTCTCTGCGGTTCTCTCCAGCGATGAAATTATGCTCACAATAAAACCGGGTGAACACGGTTCCACATACGGAGGAAATCCGTTGGCGAGCGCGATCGCCAAACGCGCAGTTGAAGTATTAGTGGAAGAGAATATGCCGGAAAATTCTTTTAAGATGGGAGAAATTTTTCGAGAAAGAATGAATATTCTAAAATCAAAATATGATTCTTTGAAAGAAGTTCGAGGGAAAGGTTTATTAAACGCGATCGAATTTACCGAGAAGAACGGAAAGTCCATAGCCAAAGAAGTGTGTAAAAAGGCGATGGAACTCGGACTACTTGCAAAAACAACGCATGATCACACGGTTCGATTTGCACCTCCTCTCGTGATTCAACCGGATGAAATGAATGAAGCCTGCGATATTATTGAAACGGCAGTGAAGTTTTGTCTTGACTCGAACTAAAAATTTCAATATCCAAAAGACAAATGCAGGCTGACGATAAAAAATACATTCGAGTGTGGAAGAAGTTAAGCGTTTCGGAAGTTTCTTCCCAACTCATGCTGATCGATGATTTGTACGGAACTTGCGGAAATTGTAAACATCTGGGTTTGAATTATACCAAGGACAAAGTATGTCCCGAATGTAAAACGCAGTTTCGATACCTGGCAACGAATTCTAAATCAACAGCTGATGTTGCAAAGATTCTGAATAGAATTGAAAAGGAAAGTTTGGATTTGATTCTGATCGATCGCGAAGAT harbors:
- a CDS encoding carboxypeptidase M32, producing MVRVLVNLKEDFLLSTEMKEYEHLFTDSIREELKSFAEYRVAYREIWTLRNILSVLHWDSEITLPEGGRTERGDQIGLLSGLIHSKYAGEKFYALAEKAREENEKKILPGQEERRVELRILFKDLNRSRCLSQELVEEFSVTTSKAHAVWAKARKENKFSDFAPTFSKIVDLCKKQTECYGFDTEAYDALLEGYEPGERASHLENLFFNLKNSLKPLVARGRQVGNPFPREIPILLQRMLGEKLPSILGLSPQISRLDASEHPFSTSLGGKDKRITTRYDLKDPLSSIFSILHETGHSLYEAGISEIKGGPSPLHDSVSLGIHESQSRLWENQIGRSLEFWEMYYPILMNSLDLKESELGFSKLFSYINQSSPSFIRVEADQITYNLHIILRFEIERALINGKIQVSELPDLWNAKMKDLFGISVPSDREGVLQDVHWSGGAFGYFPTYTLGNIYSAQLFHSFSKKNPEFSKQVTNEKDFSSLLGWLRENVHCKGKILSAEDLIRSATGADPDSSYLVSYLENKLSELETINNGR
- a CDS encoding DUF423 domain-containing protein — translated: MTGKQKTILILSSISGFLAVAIGAFGAHALKPYLTPEMIVIYETGNKYHLIHSIPPLILAITGYVQSSRFALISSILYLAGIFIFSGSLYLLAITGIRVLGAITPIGGISFLLAWAFLGWSALSQKNH
- a CDS encoding TRL-like family protein gives rise to the protein MKAFALRTYLILFITFITIGNCLYTNVKTPGWFYSQSYTDVRGMEPVGKLSGQSCGEGWLWLVYTGDESYEAAVQNAIQDKADLLFDVQTDYYVKSLLFNLYFYKCTRVSGIGVKLPHRLMKKE
- the rocD gene encoding ornithine--oxo-acid transaminase codes for the protein MSLVQSSSYYIQLEKKFGAFNYEPLPVVLDRGERIYLFDVEGKRYFDFLSAYSAVNQGHCHPKLIETLIEQAQKLTLTSRAFYNSKLGEYEEYMTKLLDYQRILPMNTGVEAAETAVKLCRKWGYQVKGIPENQAKIVFASGNFWGRSLGAISASTDPLSRREFGPYVPGFEIIPFNDLDSLKVSLQDPNVAGFMVEPIQGEAGVIVPSEGYLSSCKQLCREAGVLLIFDEVQTGLGRTGKLLAGDYESVKPDIVVLGKALSGGILPVSAVLSSDEIMLTIKPGEHGSTYGGNPLASAIAKRAVEVLVEENMPENSFKMGEIFRERMNILKSKYDSLKEVRGKGLLNAIEFTEKNGKSIAKEVCKKAMELGLLAKTTHDHTVRFAPPLVIQPDEMNEACDIIETAVKFCLDSN